Below is a genomic region from bacterium.
AAGGTTTAACAGCACAGATTTTGGCTGATGCTTTGGCTGCAGCAAAACCTGCCCGCATGCATATTCTTTCCGTAATGAAGGAAGCTTTGCCAGAACCTCGCGCAGACCTTTCTCCGTATGCCCCTCGCATTACCAGCTTCATGATCAAACCGGATCAGATTCGCGATGTTATCGGCAGCGGCGGCAAAACCATTAACGGTATTATCGAACAGTGCCCCGGCGTGAAGATCGACATCGAAGACGACGGTTTGGTTATGGTTACTTCTACCGATGCAGAAATGGCTGCCAAGGCTGTAGAAATTATCAAGAACATTACTAAGGAAATTGTTGTGGGCGAAGTTTACGAAGGTAAAGTTGTCCGTCTCATGGACTTCGGCGCGTTTGTAGAATTGGCGCCTGGCAAAGACGGCATGGTTCATGTTTCTCAGCTAGCTAACTATCGCGTTGGCAAGCCGGAAGATGTGGTCAAGCTCGGAGATGTTCTAAAGGTCCAAGTTATGGAAATTGATGAACAAGGCCGGGTGAACTTAACCCATAAGCCGTTTGCACCAGAACCAACTGCGGAGCAGTTGGCTCAGGCTAGCAATGGCGGCGGTGACCGTGGTGGACGCGGCGGCTTCGGCGGCGGCCGGGGCGGCTTCGGTGGACGCGGTGGTCATGGCGGAGGTCGCGGCGGCGATCGCCATAGCGGCGGGCCCCGCAGCGGGTTCTCGCAACGCGCTCCAAGACCAAATGGAGCTAATAGATAAATTATGATAAAAGCGCCTCATGCCTAGCAGGGCGCTTTTTTATTACCTATTTGTTAGTTATAATTGATTTAATATCACCATCAAAATTCAAGTCGTGTTATGGATCAAGTATTAAAAATTATTTCTGAGCTGTATTCAATTGAAAACTTAAAGCTTCTTCATCGTGTAGAGGAAGGTGTACTAAGTAATAATTATATCTTAGAAGCAGATGGACAAAAGTATTTTTTAAAGCATCACCGTTCTAATATTGTTCATAAGATTGGCCAGATTCATCAGGTAGAAAAATATTTTTCCCAACAAGGGTTTCCTGTGATATTGGCATTGCCGACTAAGGATAATAAGCTTTATTTTACCTCCGAAGATCAATACTACAGCTTGCTGCCCTTTACGCCAGGTAAGCTAGTTAAGAGGGAAAGCCTTTCCGGCAATCAGATCAAAGCAATGGGGGAGTTTTTAGCTAAATTACATCTTGCAGGAAAGAATCACGACGAATTTAAGTTAGAAGCTTTAAAATCCGTGAACGGAGAAAATTTTTCTCAATTTGTTACAGACATACAGAGTAAACTAAAAGAAAAGCCAAATCTTACTCCAGTTGATATTATGGCAGCAGAGCACCTTGAGTTGCAGAAACAGTTAGCAGACAAAATAGGCTATAAAATATTTTCGCCACAATTGCCAAGCGATCACCTGGTCCATGGTGATTATCATGATTATAATTTATTTTTTGATGAATTTGATCAAATCACAGCGCTGTTTGATTTCGAAAAGACAGAGATGTCTCTCCGTACTTTTGAGCTGATCCGCGCCTTGGAAATTGTCTGCTTCCATGGCAGTTTTAAGCAAAACAATTTCGCGAATGCCCAAGTCTTTTTACAAGCCTATCATTCACTCTATCCTGTAGTGCCGGAAGAACTGGAAGAAGCGATTAATTTTTCGTATTTAGGGCGGGTGTTTTCTACCTGGATCACAGGCGATGTGTACTTGAAAGGCAACAGCAGGCCCGCCGTGTATTTACACGAGACGCATTTTAATCTAAAATACTTTTCTAGCCACCTGGATTATTTTAAATCCCAGCTACTATCATATATTAAATAGATGAACGCAAAGCCCTATTTCGAAATTACCAAAAAAGATGAAAAGTCCCGCGCTCGCACGGGTGTTATTCATACCGGCCACGGCGATATTATTACGCCTCAGTTTTTGCCTATCGGCACTAAAGGGACCATTAAAAGCGTAACCAGCGAAGAGATTAAATTTTGGGGGGCTACCATGGTGCTCGCCAATACCTATCACTTATGGCAGCGGCCAGGCGATGCGTTAATTTATAAAGCTGGTGGGCTGCACAAATTCATGAACTGGAAAGGCCCGATCTTTACCGACTCTGGCGGTTTTCAGGTTTACTCTTTAGCCAAGATGCGCAAAGTTATGGAAGCCGGCGTACTGTTTCAGTTTGACCTCGATGGCAAGCAAGAAATTTTGTCTCCAGAAAAATCAATTGATATCCAGGCTAATTTAGGCAGCGACATAGCTTTAATTTTAGATGATTTTCCTGGTTACCCATTTGAGCATTCTCGCAGCAAAGAATCGATCGAATTAACAGCGCGCTGGGCAGAGCGCGCCTTGCGCGAACATCAACGGATTGTTGTGGATGGCGATCCAGTAAACCCTGACCAAAAATTATGGGGGATAGTTCAGGGTGCGAGCTTCGAAGATTTACGAAAAGTTAGCGCACAGCAGATGACTGCATTGGGCTTCGAAGGTTTTGCTATTGGCGGTGTTGCAGTGGGGGAACCGCATGACGAAATGATGAAGGCAATTGAATATTCGATTCCGTATTTGCCGGAAACCGCGCCTAAGCACTTGCTCGGGGTGGGTACTCCATTTGATATTATTCAAGGAGTTGCAAGAGGTTGCGATACATTTGATTGCGTTATCCCGACCCGAGAGGCACGTCATGGCCGGCTATACATAGCCGCTAAGGACGAGAATGGCAAAGAGGGTTACGAGACCATCGACATTCGCTTAGAAAAGTATAAAGAAGATTTTACCCCGATTGATAATACTTGTAATTGCTATTTATGTTTGCATCATACTCGCGCTTACTTGCGCCATCTAATTGCCAGCGGAGAAATTCTTGGAGTTCGCCTCGCAACTATGCACAACTTGCGTTTCTATTTGAACTTAATGGAAAAAATCCGCGGCGCTATTTCTCATGATTACTTTGATGAAATGCTAAAAGACTTCAAAGACTTAACACCGGCTAATAAGAACTCTACTAAAGAGTGAGAGTTGACATACCGTTAATTTGGTGGTATGTTAATTTGTCATTTAGACACAAACCTTGAGGAGGGAGAATTAAATTGAATAAACTAAAGAACCAATTGCTTATAACTGTACTGGCCGCATCTGTTTGTCTTTTTTTTGGTTGTACTCAGCCGGAGACTTCGAATGCCAACACAGCGCCGCCGACACAACCGGAACAAGCCAAGGAAGTTACGCCGCCGTTCCCCGAACTGCCAGCTAATATCGAACCAAAACCAGAGCCTAAAAAGTACGGTGTTCTCACTGCTGACCCCGAAAATCTTCGAGCTAGCTTTGAGATCAAAGGCGCGATGAAGGGGGATGTGTACGAGACAACCTACGCTTCTAAGCAAAACGGAAAAAAGGAAGTCATCATTACGATCTTATCCCGAGAGGGCGAGATTACTGCAGTTTTCCTTCGTTTGTTGCCGATCGCAAAGGTCGCTTTTATGGTTCAGGCTGAGCCAAAGAATCCAGACAAGGCTGCTCTTGATTCTAAAGGTGTCGTAAAAGCAACCCGAGACGCCAACGTTGTTCGGTGCCTAAAAGGAGCACAAAAGATTGTAGGTGCTTATGAAAGAGACCTTAAGGCCCCGCCAGAATCTGTTCTCATCAAATTCTGGCTGAATGATTGCGGCAGCTTGCCATTGGGACTCCTTGCGCCTGTGAGCGAGGGAGACATTCAGTCCACAATAGACGACTTGGATATTTAGTAAGACTAAACCCGTTTCTAACGGGTTTTTATTTTGCTCAAAAGCCTTCGAATTGGTATAATCTTCTTATGTCTAAGGAAAATCCTGAAAAAAATTCTAAACAACATTCCGATTTGATGGATAAGATCGTGTCGCTGGCTAAGCGCCGCGGCTTTGTATATCCAGGTTCGGAAATCTATGGCGGGCTAGCTAACTCATGGGACTATGGTCCTTTGGGAACTGAATTAAAAAATAACATCAAGCAGCTATGGTGGAAGCGTTTTGTACAGCAGCGTCCGGATATGGTTGGTATCGATGCCGCTTTGGTAATGAACCCAAAAGTATGGGAAGCAAGCGGGCATGTGGCGACTTTTAATGATCCATTGGTTGAATGCAAGCACTGCAACTCTCGTTTTCGCGCCGATCAGATAGATTTAAATGCAAAGTGTGAAAGTTGTGGCAAGGCCGCAGGTTTTTCGGAACCTAAGCAATTCAATTTAATGATGCAAACTTTTTTAGGTCCTAGCCAAGAACAGGCCAATGTTGCATATTTCCGACCGGAAACCGCGCAGGCCATGTTTGTTCAATTTAAGAATGTTCAGAATACCAGCCGCAAGCAGGTGCCTTTTGGTATCGCCCAAATTGGTAAGTCTTTCCGAAATGAAATTACTCCTGGTAATTTTATATTCCGCGTCCGGGAGTTTGAACAAATGGAAGTCGAATATTTTATTCCAGCGCCTAAAACAGACGATGAATGGAATGGGTACTTTGAAGAATGGCGTCAGGTCATGATCTCTTGGTTACAGAACGATCTTCAGCTAAACATGGATCATGTTCACGAATTGGAGGTTCCCGATGAAGACCGCGCTCACTACAGCAAGCGCACCATCGATTTTGAGTTTGACTACCCATTTGGAACAAAAGAGCTTTACGGTCTTGCTTATAGAGGTGATTTTGATCTTCAAAATCACATTAAGGCTTCTGGCGAGGACCTGTCTTATCTGGATCCGCAAACTAACGAAAAGTACGTGCCGCATGTTATAGAGCCGTCATTAGGTGTGGATAGAACTTTCCTGGCTGTTCTTCTGGATCATTACAAAGAAGAGGGTGAAGGCGATAACAAGCGTGTATGGCTATCTTTACCTCCAAAATTGGCTCCTTACAAAGCAGCAATTTTCCCATTGCTTAAGAATAAGCCGGAATTGGTGACAAAAGCCAAGGCTATATATAGTGAGCTTAGCCAGCACTTTATGGTGGCTTGGGACGACCGTGGTAATGTGGGTAAGCGTTATTACAGCCAGGATGAAATCGGCACGCCATACGGCATTACGGTGGACTTCGACACATTGGAAGATGATACAGTTACTATTCGCGATCGCGATACTGCCCAGCAGGAACGTATTAAAATTTCCGAATTAGTAAATTATATTAGCGATAAAGTAAAATAACAAACAGCGTGGATCACGCTGTTTCCATATAGAAATAAATTATGAAATACCACAAGCGAGTTTTAAAAAATAAACTGACAATTATCGAAGTGCCTAGCAGCGACGCAGAAAGCGTGGTTGTAGATTTTTTTGTTAAGACTGGCTCCCGCAGCGAGAGCGCGAAAGAAAACGGTATCTCTCATTTCTTGGAACACTTTTTGTTTAAAGGGACAAAGAAATATCCAAGCGCAATGGCGATTACCGAAATCGTCGACGGCTTCGGCGGCGAAATGAACGCCAATACTGGCAAAGAACATACCCAGTATTTTATTAAGGCGCACCATAGCCGTTTGGAACAGATCTTTGAGATTCTTACCGACATGATTCAGCAGCCGCTGCTAGATAAGCCGGAGATGGAAAGAGAGAAGGGTGTCATTGTAGAAGAGATTAATATGTATAAAGACAGTCCTCGGGCAATTGTCGGAAATTTATTAGAAGAAATTATGTGGCCAAAGCAGCCGTTAGGCCGCGACATTGCCGGAGAAGTTGCTACTGTCACGAAATTTACCCAAGCAATGTTCCGGAGTTATTTGCAGCGCCATTATCAGACCGGGAATATTATTTTAGGCGTATCCGGCAAATATGACCGGGTTAAATTCAATAAACTGGTAAAGAAGTACTGGGATAAAATTCCATCTAAAGCCTTCGAAGGTTTTAGTTCGGCCCGCAGTCACCAGACAGCGCCACGCGTTGCTGTTCAAAAAAAAGATACGCAACAGGCTCATTTTAACTTGGCATTTAAGTCTTTCGGCTTTAATGACAAGCGCAATATAGCAGCGTCGGTGCTGTCTTCCATACTAGGAGGAGGGATGAGTTCTCGCTTATTTACAGAGATTCGCGAAAAGCGTGGCTTGGCTTACTATGTGCGCGCTGGTCAGAATCCCTACATTGATACTGGTGCTTTCGACGTGTCCGCTGGTGTCCGCGTGTCTCATTTAGAAGAGGCGATAAAAGTGACCTTAGAAGAGCTTGCTAAAATTGCTCATGGCAATATCGACAAGAAGGAATTGCAAAAAGCCAAAGAGTACTTAAAAGGCAAGACTACCTTGTACTTAGAAGATAATCAGTCGCGTTTGGATTGGTTCCTTCAGCAGGTGGCTTTTAAGCGCAATATTCAAACTCCTTCGGACATTTTTAAAGAGATTGATCGCGTGACCTCGGTTCAGGTTCAAAAGCTAGCTAAAGAGTTATTTGATTCAAAAAAGCTAAGCATTGCCGTTGTTGGACCGTATCCAAAAACTATGGAAAAGAAATTATTAACCATTGCAAATAAGTGGTCAAGTTAAGCGTGCGCACCGATGCTAAATCTGCTGGTGCAAAAGTAGCAGCCAAGGCCGCAGCGAAGACTGTAGGTAAAAACTTACCGCTGATCGGTTGTCATGTTTCCATTGCCGGAGGTTTGCAGAACGCGCCAGCGCGGGCTGCGGAATTAGGCTGCGAAACTTTTCAAATTTTTTCCCGCAGCCCGCGCGGCGGCACTGCTCCTGCTATCACAACAGATATGGAGAAAGAGTTTGCTGCCGAAATGGAAAAATATGGTTTTAAAAATTTTGTTATCCACGCGCCATATATTTTGAATTTCGGGTCTAAAAATCCGCGGTCGTACAACGGATCTATTTCTTTAGTTCGCACCGACCTCGAGCGCGGCAGCCAGCTTGGCGCCAGCTACGTGATGTTCCACCCAGGCAGCTTTAAGGACCTTGGTCCCAAACTCGGCATGAAGCAGGCTCAAGATGGTCTCAAAAAGGTCTTAGATGGGTACAAGGGCACCACTAAGCTCTTAATAGAGATCTCTGCCGGCGCCGGTGAAGTGATCGGCGATACTTTTGAAGAAATCGCCGAGCTCATGGCACCGATCGCCAAGAACAAGGCCTTTGGCGGGGTCTGTTTCGACACTCAGCACGCCTTTGGCAGCGGTTACGATATCAGCAACGCTAAAGGTGTAGAGGATACTTTCAAAAAATTCGATAAAATAATTGGTTTGAAGTATTTGGCTATGTGCCATGTGAATGATTCCAAGGTAGAATTGGGTGCGCGTAAGGATCGTCATGAGCATATCGACGAGGGTTATATCGGCAAGGCCGGCTTTAAAGCGATCTTAGACTTCTTTAAGAAAAAAAAGATGGCCATTCCCTTGATTCTCGAAACTGAGCATGATAAAGTTGAGAAAGATATTAAATTACTCAAGGATTTGCGAGGAAAGTAGTCCGAGCAAGTCAGGAAATAAAAGAAAGGTCAATCTATTATGGGGATTTTTAGGGAGATATTTGGCGGCTCAGAAAAAAACGCAGAATTCGTAGCGCCAGAACAAACTTCAGCAGCAGAAACAAAGATTAATCCGGAGAATAAGCAAGAGATCTTGCCAGATTCTGCTAATTTTACAGCCGAAACAGGCAAAGCTGTTGCCAGCGTAGAAACCGTTGAAGAAATCCCAGAGGCTAAAAATGGCCTGGAAGCACTACTCAATATGATGGATCGGCATAACGAAGAGTTGCCGACACAGAACTAAATATATGGACGAAAAATTACAGAAGATTATTGATTTAATCGAACAATCAGCACTTGATCGCACGATCAAGGATATTCTCATTAGAGACCTCCAAAACGAAGGCCTTACAGATTTTTTACGTGAGCAAATTAAAGCTTACTGTTTGGAAGGCATGAAGCAGCTCGACGCAAGAATGGAAGCCGCTAAAGCTGCATTAGAATCACCTCCGGAACCAACTCCAGAAAACCCAGCCTAAGCTGGGTTTTTTTAATTCTTTACACAGTTACAGAGTTAGTATATACTTCTGGGTAATCTTTAGGGGGAAAATATGAGAAATTTAATACTGACTGTGATGCCTCTGGTTTTGGTTGTGATTTCCGGAATTGTCGGTTTTCGGCTGTTTCCTAAACTGGAACCCATGTTTCCTTATGCTTCAGATAGTTTTTGGCACTGCGTGCTAGCGGGTTCTGTTCTTGGGGCTATAAGTACAGTTTATGGCGTATTTATAGTTCCGTTTGTTCTCATTAGGGTTAGGGATTTTGCTGATGCACGGTTTGGCGGTCGCACTAGCGGTTTGAGCGGAGCACTGTACATTTTCAATGTTGTGGTTTGGGCGACTTTTGCGGCCCCGGGATTATACTGTATAGCGGTAATAATGGGTGGTCTTCCCTCGGGATCGGCATTAGTCAGTTGTGTTGCTACGGTTATATTCGGGCTGGTATTTTTCCTTTACCCGAGAAAAGATTGATAAGCTACTACGGTAGCTTTTTTATTTTGGCTTTGGATAAAAATTCGCTATAATCAAGGCATGAATTACTCATTAGACTATTCAACCAAGGTCATTCTCCGGGTGGTGGCTGTTCTGCTCATCCTGGGGTTTCTATGGGTGATCCGCGACATTGTAGTTGTGGTGTTGCTGGCTTTGGTGCTGGCTTCTGCTATGGAGCCAATGGTTGACTACCTGACTAAATTTAAAATTCCACGGTTCGTGAGCGTGCTCGGCGCATATATTATCGTCATAGGATTTTTCGGTCTGCTGGTAACTTTATTTTCTCCACTGGTCATTGATCAGGCTAAAGTATTGTCTCAAAATCTTCCGACGTATGCCGTAGAGCTTCAGGCTCGTTATCCGAGCCTAACGGTTTTGTTTGGCGGTGCTGACTTAGCGACAGTGGCCCAGAATTTAGTTTTAGGCGAAAGTGGTAGCGGTTTATTATTTGGCCGTGCGGTGGGTTTGTTTAACGGAGTTGTGGCTCTGGTTACCGTATTGGTGATTTCTTTCTATTTGGTAGCAGCCGACAGAGGTATGAAAAAATTTATTGGCGATTTGCTGCCTACTCAATATCACAATAGCGTGATCCGCTTAATAGAAAAGATTCAGCGCAAAATGGGGATGTGGGTGGTTGGCCAGCTTATTTTAAGTATTTTTATTTTTGTACTTACTTATGTCGGCTTAACTATCTTAGGTGTTGAGTATGCACTAGTCTTAGCGCTTATTGCGGGTGCCCTGGAAATAGTGCCGTACATTGGTCCGTTTGTAGCGGCCATTCCGGCAGTATTCTTTGCTATGGTTCAAAGCCCGGCGTTAGTGATTGGCGTAATTATTCTATACATCATTATCCAAAAGACCGAAGGTTATGTTTTGGTTCCAAAAGTAATGGAAAAAACCGTAGGCACATCGCCTTTGGTGGTGATGCTATCCCTTCTTATTGGTTATAAGTTAGCCGGCATTTTAGGCGTTTTGCTCGCTGTGCCTTTGGCGGGTGCTATTACAGTAGTTATTAAAGAGCTTTATCATGAAAAACCCGTGCAGCCAGACGTTTAATCAACTTGTTGGCCACGGTATAAAAAGATATAATGAAAGAGCTCAAACATGAGCTTTTTCTTAATTTATAAGGCAGAATATGGCAGAAAATCATTCTAAATTTTATATTACGACCGCGATAGATTACATCAACGGCAAGCCTCACATTGGCCACTCATACGAGAAAGTCGCCAGTGATGTTTTAGCGCGTTATCATCGCGCAAAAGGCGACAACGTCCGTTTTTTAACCGGCACTGATGAACACGGCGCGAAGATTTCAGAATACGCAAAAGATTCCGGATTAGGACTGCAAGATTTCGCAGACAAAACTGCAGCAGGTTTTAAACTGGCTTGGGATAATCTGAATTTGTCTTACGACCGCTTTATACGCACTACCGACAGCGATCATATTAAAATTGTGGAGGAGTTGGTCGCTAAAATTCGCGATAATGGCTATTTGTATGAGGGGGACTACGAAGGTTTGTATTGTGTTGGGCACGAAGCATTTTTGACAGAAAAGGATTTAGTCGACGGCGTGTGCCCCGATCATAAAACCAGGCCCGAACTTATTAAAGAAAAAAACTGGTTCTTCAAACTGGCAGAAGGAGTCAATGGTCAGCCGCCGCTTACAGAAACCATCAAGCAGAAAATTGAATCGAACGAGTTTTTAATCTACCCGGAACATTCGCGCAAAGAAATTTTGTCGATGTTAGACGAAGGTTTTCGAGATATTGCCGTAACGCGCCCTAACGTGAAATGGGGGATTCCGGTACCTTGGGATACAGAGCAAACTATTTATGTCTGGGTTGATGCATTAATCAACTACTATACTGGCGCCAAAGCAGAGAATGAGGATTTTTGGCCGGCGGATGTTCATATGGTTGGACCAGATATTGCTAAATTCCATTGCATTATCTGGCCGGCATTGCTTTTGGCAGCGGGTTTGGCTTTGCCAAAAGCAGTTGCTGTTCATGGTTTCTTGACCCTGAACAATCAAAAGCTGTCTAAGACTACTGGCAATATCGTTGACCCAAATGATTGGGTGGCAAAGTATGGTGCAGATTCGGTAAGATACTTTTTAATGCGCGAAGTGCCGTTCGATAGTCATGGGGATGTAAGCGAAGAAAAACTTCGCGCTCGCTATGAAGGCGACCTGGCTAACGGTTTGGGAAACTTGGTAAGCAGAATTACGAATTTGATCGAAAAGAATTTAGGCGGAAAAGTTAATCGCGAATTGGCTGAGCAGCATAACTTGCATACTGAGGATATCAACAAAGATATAGAGCAATTTAAGTTCCACGATGCTCTGGCAAAAGTTTGGCAAAACGTAGCGTTAGCTAACAAAATTGTTGATGAGCAGAAGCTGTGGGAATTGGCAAAAACAGATTTGGAGAGCTTCGAAAAGTACTGTGCTTCGGTCCTTAATATTATAGAGAGAACGGCAAGCGATTTAGTGCCATTTGTTCCAGAAACAGCTCAAAAAATTCTCGATGCTGTTACTGCAAATGAAATTACTAAAGTAGAGCCTTTGTTTCCAAGGGTTTAGATTGCAGAAACAGGGCATTGTGAAATGAAATAGAACACTTATTGCATGAAATTTATCGACACTCATACCCACATAAATTTGCGGGCTTTCGCAGAAGATGCTGCGGAGGCTGTTCAGCGCGCCCACGAAGCTGGAGTAGCTATTGTAAATGTTGGTACGCAAATTGATACCAGTCGCCAGGCTGTAGATATGCTTAAGCAATTTCCAGAAAATGTTTATGCTGTTATCGGTCTTCATCCGTCACACGCTTATGATCATGGATTCGAAGACGAGCAGGAGGTGGCTGATAAGACTCGAGAAGAATTTTTTGATGCCAAACTGTATAAACAATTAGTAGAAGGCGCCGGCGCAAATGCCAGTCGGATTATAGGAATCGGGGAGTGCGGCTTGGATTATTATCGCTTGCCCGAGGACGGAGATATTAATCAAATTAAACTGCAGCAGCTAGCTGCATTTACCGAACAGATCAATTTGGCCCTCGATTTAAATAAAGCGCTTTGTGTTCATTGCCGCCCATCCGATGGCACCGATGATGCCTACGAAGATATGCTGAAAGTTTTAACGAAGTTTAAGACTGAAAACCCCAACCTCCGATTCGAAATTCACTGTTTTACTGGCAGTCTCGAAACAGCAAAAAAGTTTGCCGATCTTGGCGGATACATCGGCATTAACGGCATTATCACTTTCGATAAGACCGGCCGCAGTGAAGAGGTGGTCAAAGGCCTGCCCTTGGAGGCTATGATTTTAGAAACCGATGCGCCATACTTAACTCCTAAATCTAACCGTGGCAAGCGCAATGAGTCTAGCTATTTGCCAGAAGTTGCGGAAAAAATTGCCGAGTGGAAGAGCGTAACAGTAGATGAAGTTGCAGCTGCTACCACCGCCAACGCAAAAAAATTATTTAACCTGTAAGCGGGCTGTCTAAAATGAACGAACGCGACTTTGCCAAAATAAATTTTAACGAAACCTCTCATCCCCCGGATGGCAGTTTTGAATATCCACTCATTGATAGCAATATGAGCCGGCAAGAGATTGAAGACTTTATTTTAGAATCGTATCCTGAGGCAAAAGAAGTCTTAGAGCGGCAGGAGATTTTAGATGTCAGATATCTAAATAAAGAAGGCAAGTTTTGCCAAGGGCAGATTGTTGTAGACAGAGAATTAGCTGCGGAAGTAGAGGATTTCTTTAAATTTTTATTAGATATACAATTTGGGATAGACAAAGTCGTTCCCATTCAGGACAAAAAATATTCCGGCGATGATGAAACCTCGATGCAGGACAACAATAGCTCGGCCATGAATTATCGTTTTATTGCTGGCACAGAAAGATTGTCACTGCATTCATTTGGCTTCGCGATTGATATTAATCCTTGGGACAATCCTGTGATAAAGAATGGGGAGATATTGGCTCCGATCGGCGGGGTTATGCCGAATTTGGATGACCCTCAAACTTTAACTGCAGAGCATCCGGTGGTAAAATGGTTAGAAGAACATGGCTGGGAGTGGGGAGGCAGATGGGGGAATGATCGTTACGAAGATAATCATCACTTTCAAAAGCCGCTGGCTACAGAACAATATTTGCAGGAATTAGAGAAGCAGCTGCAAGACGGAAAAATTTCCCAAGAAGATTTTGATGGTAGAGTTGGGGTAGCTAAAGCTAATTTAGATTTAATTCAAAAGCATGAACAACGAACAGATACAGAATAATATAGAAGAGAAAAAACAGCGCAAAAAACGGGGAGAGGGGGAGGGGGGGGGGGGGGGGGGGGGGCGCCCCGGGGGAGTAAAAAAAACTAAAATAAAAAAATGGGGTGGGGGGGGTGGTGTGTATGTTAAAAAGAGAAAATTGTTGTGGGGGGTTCTTTTCCCCAATGGGTTCTAAAATCTGTTTACCGGTAATTAAAAGAAAATGGTTAGAAAACTATTACAAAAATGAAAAAGTATAATCCACAGACAATTGAAAAGAAGTGGCAGGAATATTGGGCAACTAATAATACTTTTGCTGCGACCGAAAACTCCGACAAAGAAAAGAGGTATGTTTTAGTGGAGTTCCCATATCCCTCTGGAGACGGTTTGCACATGGGGCATTTGCGAAGCTATACAGCCGCAGATGTTTTGGCTCGCTGTTACAGAATGCAGGGCAAAGAAGTTATGTATCCAATAGGTTGGGATGCTTTTGGCTTGCCTGCAGAAAATTATGCCATAAAACATGGCGTGCAGCCGGCGATTACTACAGCAAAAAATATTGAAAACATTAAAAAGCAATGCCAACGCCTCGGTTATAGCTTCGACTGGAACCGCGAAGTAAATACTACCGACCCGGAATACTATAAATGGACACAATGGCTGTTCTTAAAGTTTTTCGAGGCTGGTTTGGCATACGAAGCAACCGGTTTAATTAACTGGTGCCCGAAAGATAAAACCGGATTGGCC
It encodes:
- a CDS encoding phosphotransferase, giving the protein MDQVLKIISELYSIENLKLLHRVEEGVLSNNYILEADGQKYFLKHHRSNIVHKIGQIHQVEKYFSQQGFPVILALPTKDNKLYFTSEDQYYSLLPFTPGKLVKRESLSGNQIKAMGEFLAKLHLAGKNHDEFKLEALKSVNGENFSQFVTDIQSKLKEKPNLTPVDIMAAEHLELQKQLADKIGYKIFSPQLPSDHLVHGDYHDYNLFFDEFDQITALFDFEKTEMSLRTFELIRALEIVCFHGSFKQNNFANAQVFLQAYHSLYPVVPEELEEAINFSYLGRVFSTWITGDVYLKGNSRPAVYLHETHFNLKYFSSHLDYFKSQLLSYIK
- the tgt gene encoding tRNA guanosine(34) transglycosylase Tgt encodes the protein MNAKPYFEITKKDEKSRARTGVIHTGHGDIITPQFLPIGTKGTIKSVTSEEIKFWGATMVLANTYHLWQRPGDALIYKAGGLHKFMNWKGPIFTDSGGFQVYSLAKMRKVMEAGVLFQFDLDGKQEILSPEKSIDIQANLGSDIALILDDFPGYPFEHSRSKESIELTARWAERALREHQRIVVDGDPVNPDQKLWGIVQGASFEDLRKVSAQQMTALGFEGFAIGGVAVGEPHDEMMKAIEYSIPYLPETAPKHLLGVGTPFDIIQGVARGCDTFDCVIPTREARHGRLYIAAKDENGKEGYETIDIRLEKYKEDFTPIDNTCNCYLCLHHTRAYLRHLIASGEILGVRLATMHNLRFYLNLMEKIRGAISHDYFDEMLKDFKDLTPANKNSTKE
- a CDS encoding glycine--tRNA ligase produces the protein MDKIVSLAKRRGFVYPGSEIYGGLANSWDYGPLGTELKNNIKQLWWKRFVQQRPDMVGIDAALVMNPKVWEASGHVATFNDPLVECKHCNSRFRADQIDLNAKCESCGKAAGFSEPKQFNLMMQTFLGPSQEQANVAYFRPETAQAMFVQFKNVQNTSRKQVPFGIAQIGKSFRNEITPGNFIFRVREFEQMEVEYFIPAPKTDDEWNGYFEEWRQVMISWLQNDLQLNMDHVHELEVPDEDRAHYSKRTIDFEFDYPFGTKELYGLAYRGDFDLQNHIKASGEDLSYLDPQTNEKYVPHVIEPSLGVDRTFLAVLLDHYKEEGEGDNKRVWLSLPPKLAPYKAAIFPLLKNKPELVTKAKAIYSELSQHFMVAWDDRGNVGKRYYSQDEIGTPYGITVDFDTLEDDTVTIRDRDTAQQERIKISELVNYISDKVK
- a CDS encoding insulinase family protein, which codes for MKYHKRVLKNKLTIIEVPSSDAESVVVDFFVKTGSRSESAKENGISHFLEHFLFKGTKKYPSAMAITEIVDGFGGEMNANTGKEHTQYFIKAHHSRLEQIFEILTDMIQQPLLDKPEMEREKGVIVEEINMYKDSPRAIVGNLLEEIMWPKQPLGRDIAGEVATVTKFTQAMFRSYLQRHYQTGNIILGVSGKYDRVKFNKLVKKYWDKIPSKAFEGFSSARSHQTAPRVAVQKKDTQQAHFNLAFKSFGFNDKRNIAASVLSSILGGGMSSRLFTEIREKRGLAYYVRAGQNPYIDTGAFDVSAGVRVSHLEEAIKVTLEELAKIAHGNIDKKELQKAKEYLKGKTTLYLEDNQSRLDWFLQQVAFKRNIQTPSDIFKEIDRVTSVQVQKLAKELFDSKKLSIAVVGPYPKTMEKKLLTIANKWSS
- a CDS encoding deoxyribonuclease IV yields the protein MVKLSVRTDAKSAGAKVAAKAAAKTVGKNLPLIGCHVSIAGGLQNAPARAAELGCETFQIFSRSPRGGTAPAITTDMEKEFAAEMEKYGFKNFVIHAPYILNFGSKNPRSYNGSISLVRTDLERGSQLGASYVMFHPGSFKDLGPKLGMKQAQDGLKKVLDGYKGTTKLLIEISAGAGEVIGDTFEEIAELMAPIAKNKAFGGVCFDTQHAFGSGYDISNAKGVEDTFKKFDKIIGLKYLAMCHVNDSKVELGARKDRHEHIDEGYIGKAGFKAILDFFKKKKMAIPLILETEHDKVEKDIKLLKDLRGK
- a CDS encoding AI-2E family transporter → MNYSLDYSTKVILRVVAVLLILGFLWVIRDIVVVVLLALVLASAMEPMVDYLTKFKIPRFVSVLGAYIIVIGFFGLLVTLFSPLVIDQAKVLSQNLPTYAVELQARYPSLTVLFGGADLATVAQNLVLGESGSGLLFGRAVGLFNGVVALVTVLVISFYLVAADRGMKKFIGDLLPTQYHNSVIRLIEKIQRKMGMWVVGQLILSIFIFVLTYVGLTILGVEYALVLALIAGALEIVPYIGPFVAAIPAVFFAMVQSPALVIGVIILYIIIQKTEGYVLVPKVMEKTVGTSPLVVMLSLLIGYKLAGILGVLLAVPLAGAITVVIKELYHEKPVQPDV